One stretch of Leadbetterella byssophila DSM 17132 DNA includes these proteins:
- a CDS encoding helix-turn-helix domain-containing protein, protein MEHAIQLLRQNMPAANVAYELGYEYPQHFSTAFKSYAGAYPSNFIPT, encoded by the coding sequence ATGGAGCATGCGATCCAACTTTTACGCCAAAACATGCCCGCAGCTAATGTGGCTTACGAATTGGGCTATGAATATCCTCAACATTTTTCCACTGCTTTTAAAAGCTATGCAGGGGCTTATCCCTCCAATTTTATACCAACATGA
- a CDS encoding NUDIX domain-containing protein, producing the protein MVYPQKGHLHHPKEGVESVESREVYDRGNGAVILLYNFTHVILTRLPTFIKGNSSGMLIEACGGILDKSDPETAIRRETEVETGYKVDKIQKIFQAYMSPGSVTEILHFYIAEYSSQMKKGEGGGLEEEGENIEISIPKTL; encoded by the coding sequence TTGGTATACCCTCAAAAAGGTCACCTACACCATCCAAAAGAGGGGGTAGAAAGTGTAGAAAGCAGGGAAGTATATGACAGAGGAAATGGAGCCGTTATTTTATTGTACAATTTCACTCACGTGATCTTAACCCGCCTACCCACTTTTATCAAAGGGAATTCAAGCGGAATGTTAATCGAAGCTTGTGGCGGCATATTAGATAAAAGTGATCCCGAAACAGCCATCAGGAGAGAAACAGAAGTAGAAACGGGTTACAAAGTGGATAAAATCCAAAAGATCTTTCAGGCCTATATGTCGCCAGGATCTGTAACCGAAATTCTACATTTCTATATAGCAGAATACTCTTCACAGATGAAAAAAGGTGAAGGAGGCGGACTGGAAGAAGAAGGTGAAAACATAGAAATTTCCATTCCAAAAACCCTATGA
- a CDS encoding HAD family hydrolase, which translates to MKISAIAFDADDTLWENESHFQEIEGDFCSLLSSFGSKEDISAKLLEVEMKNLPYYGFGAKGFTLSMLETAERIMGHQLEVSLVQKILGFGKYLLDMPINLLPGVEETLDHLHGKFPLCLITKGDLLDQERKVKKSGLGRYFSEVRILSDKREMDYEVFLRQISCRPEGFLMVGNSMKSDILPVIRIGGHAAYVPFTYTWAHEVHQEKVEHERIYACKEISEILLVIREVY; encoded by the coding sequence ATGAAAATTAGTGCAATAGCATTTGATGCGGACGATACCTTATGGGAAAATGAGAGTCATTTTCAGGAGATAGAAGGTGATTTTTGTTCATTACTAAGTTCATTCGGGTCAAAAGAAGATATTTCTGCTAAATTATTAGAGGTGGAAATGAAGAACCTTCCCTATTATGGTTTTGGGGCGAAGGGTTTTACCTTAAGTATGTTAGAGACTGCGGAGCGCATCATGGGACATCAATTAGAGGTTTCATTAGTCCAAAAGATCTTGGGCTTCGGAAAATATTTATTAGATATGCCCATAAACCTTTTACCTGGAGTGGAAGAAACTTTAGATCATCTACATGGTAAGTTTCCGCTGTGTTTAATTACTAAAGGGGATCTTTTAGATCAAGAGAGAAAAGTAAAGAAATCTGGACTAGGTAGATATTTTTCCGAAGTTAGGATCTTGTCTGATAAAAGAGAGATGGATTACGAGGTCTTTCTAAGACAAATTTCATGTAGGCCTGAAGGATTTTTGATGGTAGGTAATTCTATGAAATCAGATATTTTACCGGTGATCCGTATAGGAGGACACGCGGCCTATGTTCCTTTTACTTATACCTGGGCACATGAAGTTCATCAGGAAAAGGTAGAACATGAAAGGATCTACGCCTGTAAGGAGATTTCGGAAATCTTACTTGTGATTAGAGAGGTGTATTAA
- a CDS encoding Crp/Fnr family transcriptional regulator, whose product MIKENERLLEFFQKQSHSILKKSFDKTEVIIRQGAQLNHVYCIISGIVKCYYTDINDKEFIVEFLGKGEILGEVEAIQRGQVLCSIQALTPLETFVVPIDHFRMWLEKDLELNQLLLDSCTKRIVDTAKRASIQQLNDIEFNLKQLKDWKNLPISKTDLAAYLGVTVRALNRTLKNYS is encoded by the coding sequence ATGATAAAAGAAAATGAAAGGTTGCTCGAATTCTTTCAAAAGCAATCCCATAGTATACTTAAGAAGTCCTTTGACAAAACGGAAGTGATCATTAGGCAGGGTGCTCAATTAAACCATGTGTATTGCATCATTAGCGGGATAGTCAAATGCTATTACACAGATATTAATGACAAAGAGTTTATAGTAGAATTCTTAGGCAAAGGAGAAATATTAGGGGAAGTAGAAGCTATCCAAAGAGGCCAGGTGCTGTGTTCCATTCAAGCCCTCACTCCTTTAGAAACTTTTGTGGTACCCATTGACCATTTTAGAATGTGGCTGGAGAAAGATCTAGAGCTCAATCAATTACTCCTTGATTCCTGCACCAAACGTATAGTAGATACTGCAAAAAGAGCTTCTATTCAACAACTTAACGATATAGAATTCAATTTAAAACAATTGAAAGATTGGAAAAACCTTCCTATCTCTAAAACGGACCTGGCAGCATATTTAGGGGTGACGGTTCGTGCATTGAACCGCACCCTAAAAAACTATTCGTAA
- a CDS encoding DUF937 domain-containing protein — MNISDLITGGIGSSVTSGVARMLNIEESKAKWIVSAAVPLMIAALNYNAKNKNQASNIDNALSQHSGGLLGNLTGLLSAGPSEDGNKIIGHIFGSNAGFVTENLSQKSGLSSSQVSSVLSVLAPVVMGYLGQQKQSQSSSASDLLGSLLSGGASSSSGGGLLGNLIGSVLGGGKPAPSQADPMGALVNLAGDFFGNKGNSAKAGNVLDNLAGLFGR, encoded by the coding sequence ATGAATATTTCAGACCTAATTACTGGAGGAATAGGTTCCAGCGTTACTTCAGGCGTAGCCAGAATGCTAAATATTGAAGAAAGTAAGGCTAAATGGATCGTTTCTGCAGCAGTACCCTTAATGATAGCCGCTTTGAATTATAATGCCAAAAATAAGAATCAGGCCAGCAATATTGATAATGCTTTAAGTCAGCATTCCGGCGGACTTTTGGGGAATCTTACAGGCTTATTAAGTGCTGGACCAAGCGAAGACGGTAATAAGATTATAGGACATATTTTCGGCAGTAATGCAGGATTTGTAACAGAAAACCTATCCCAAAAATCTGGACTGTCCTCTTCTCAAGTTAGCTCTGTTTTATCTGTTTTAGCACCTGTGGTTATGGGTTACTTGGGACAGCAAAAGCAATCTCAATCTTCATCTGCAAGTGATTTATTGGGAAGCCTTCTTTCTGGAGGAGCAAGCAGCAGTTCAGGAGGTGGATTATTAGGAAATTTGATAGGTAGTGTACTGGGTGGAGGAAAACCTGCGCCATCTCAGGCTGATCCTATGGGAGCTTTGGTTAACTTAGCGGGAGATTTCTTTGGTAACAAAGGAAATAGCGCCAAAGCTGGAAATGTATTGGATAATTTAGCAGGATTATTCGGAAGATAA
- a CDS encoding pyridoxamine 5'-phosphate oxidase family protein encodes MSRQEVDEEGNIWYLFSSESNTFQHLKVNPKVSIQFAHVSDYNFLSVNGEAEVSSDKETIEKYWNKMMEGWFEKGKEDPRIRVLKFIPFEAKYWDNKTNKLATVFKVALSAISGQSLDIGREGKLDF; translated from the coding sequence ATGAGCAGACAGGAAGTGGATGAAGAGGGAAATATATGGTACTTGTTTTCTTCAGAAAGTAATACATTTCAGCACCTTAAAGTTAACCCCAAGGTCAGTATTCAGTTTGCTCATGTTAGTGATTATAATTTCCTTTCAGTAAATGGTGAAGCTGAGGTATCATCGGATAAAGAAACAATTGAAAAGTATTGGAATAAGATGATGGAGGGGTGGTTTGAAAAAGGTAAAGAGGATCCCAGGATTAGGGTTTTAAAATTTATACCTTTTGAGGCGAAATATTGGGATAACAAAACTAATAAATTAGCTACAGTATTTAAAGTGGCACTTAGTGCTATTTCAGGACAATCACTAGACATAGGGAGAGAGGGGAAATTAGATTTTTAG
- a CDS encoding transposase codes for MGNTRRQFSSEFKSKVVLEALKERQTLSELASLFGIHPQQITNWKKDFLEKSAQIFELKSVGKSTIEEQEKELLYAQIGQQKVEIEFQKKKVESDTGLKQRL; via the coding sequence ATGGGAAACACACGTAGACAATTCAGTTCGGAATTCAAGAGCAAGGTGGTCTTGGAAGCCTTAAAGGAGCGACAAACGTTGTCGGAGCTTGCGTCATTATTTGGGATTCATCCACAGCAGATCACTAACTGGAAGAAGGATTTTTTGGAGAAAAGTGCTCAGATTTTTGAGTTGAAGTCTGTTGGGAAATCCACTATTGAGGAACAGGAGAAGGAACTTCTATATGCACAAATCGGCCAGCAGAAGGTAGAAATTGAATTTCAAAAAAAAAAAGTGGAATCAGATACAGGCCTTAAACAAAGGCTCTAA
- a CDS encoding DDE-type integrase/transposase/recombinase, which yields MWSISNTMDAQWVANCLTEAFDRNGVPQIINSDQGSQFTSDVYLDLLKE from the coding sequence ATGTGGTCAATCAGCAACACCATGGATGCCCAGTGGGTAGCCAACTGCTTAACAGAAGCTTTTGACCGAAATGGTGTACCCCAGATAATCAATAGTGATCAGGGCAGTCAATTTACCTCCGATGTTTATCTGGACTTATTGAAGGAGTAG
- a CDS encoding T9SS type A sorting domain-containing protein: protein MRKGNLHIFVILIIGLVFHENRVYGQSFCGTAHHYGNTLANAMLKSGNSLSGYSNNCNNYIVNIKFHIVRNTSGTGGQSPSVIQPILHNLRNAFSNHGIFFNNLGYDFIDNSTYTSNWGDGCDTKFNNLISINNASNALNIYLLENDDWNMGKASGIPGTSVVIGGMYNTTPMVTSNVLVHEVGHLLNLFHTFHGCEGGGTDCDGNPVPSECLENPNGSNGTTCGDFVADTPADPFINNLSVNSSCNWDGTVASINGSSCGITGATYTPLTNNIMSYVPPACMSSFTPGQGDRSRLELEYGSVLSAVSWSQNTPYLQDMLYGTSGNVNNFVNTVNSVSASTWYIVRTNNPFNTTTSWTPSTAIAGYVSGPHEYTFQLSPGQSVMFTLNVSNSCGTSQRHITFTTGSSYKVFPNPAKEKLTISFDETPGKGIKSVHIAHESAGSLTKIFDLDDRKLADFLKNKEIAIDISGFKRGLYYVIIEDSENQKESIRVLFE from the coding sequence ATGAGAAAGGGAAATTTACACATTTTTGTTATCCTAATAATAGGACTTGTTTTCCACGAAAACAGAGTATATGGTCAAAGTTTTTGCGGAACAGCTCATCATTACGGAAATACCTTAGCAAATGCTATGTTAAAATCCGGGAACTCTTTATCGGGTTATTCTAACAATTGCAATAATTACATTGTCAATATTAAATTTCATATTGTAAGAAATACAAGCGGCACAGGTGGACAATCTCCCTCTGTGATTCAACCAATATTACATAATCTTCGAAACGCTTTTTCTAACCACGGAATATTTTTTAACAATCTTGGATATGATTTTATTGATAACAGTACCTACACTTCAAACTGGGGTGATGGTTGTGATACAAAGTTTAATAATCTAATTTCAATTAACAATGCCTCTAATGCCCTTAACATTTATCTCTTAGAAAATGATGATTGGAATATGGGAAAGGCTAGCGGCATTCCGGGAACATCAGTGGTTATTGGTGGGATGTATAATACTACTCCGATGGTGACCTCTAATGTATTAGTTCATGAAGTAGGTCACCTCCTAAATTTGTTTCATACATTCCATGGGTGTGAAGGAGGAGGAACTGATTGCGATGGGAACCCTGTGCCATCCGAGTGTTTAGAAAACCCTAATGGTTCAAATGGTACAACATGTGGAGATTTTGTGGCAGATACTCCAGCTGACCCATTTATCAATAATCTAAGTGTAAACTCAAGCTGCAATTGGGATGGAACAGTAGCCTCGATTAATGGCAGCAGTTGTGGTATTACAGGAGCTACTTATACCCCGTTAACAAACAATATAATGAGCTATGTCCCTCCCGCATGTATGAGTTCTTTTACACCAGGACAAGGAGATAGATCACGACTGGAATTAGAATATGGCTCTGTGCTAAGTGCGGTTAGCTGGTCACAAAATACTCCTTACTTACAGGATATGCTGTATGGGACCTCTGGTAATGTTAATAACTTTGTAAATACGGTAAATTCAGTTTCGGCCAGTACTTGGTATATTGTGAGAACTAATAATCCTTTCAACACTACTACAAGTTGGACACCCAGTACAGCTATAGCCGGATATGTTTCTGGCCCTCATGAATACACATTTCAACTTAGTCCGGGCCAGTCAGTTATGTTTACACTAAATGTAAGCAATAGTTGCGGTACATCCCAAAGACATATTACTTTTACTACGGGTTCTTCATATAAGGTTTTCCCTAATCCTGCTAAAGAGAAACTTACCATATCATTCGACGAAACTCCAGGGAAAGGTATTAAGAGTGTTCATATCGCACATGAATCGGCTGGAAGTCTCACTAAAATTTTTGATTTAGATGACAGAAAGTTGGCCGATTTTCTGAAGAATAAAGAAATCGCAATTGATATATCCGGATTTAAAAGAGGATTGTACTATGTGATTATTGAAGATAGCGAAAATCAGAAAGAGAGTATCAGAGTTTTATTTGAATAA
- a CDS encoding ISAon1 family transposase, with amino-acid sequence MDHNPVSSHQLGHFFHVDGKQLGQQYKDHFSDYHDWDQREHAQEWMLFAENVGERLSIDETALSQGELYTIVTNKAAAGRKGALVAMIKGTRAEDISAVLEKIPWQLRKKVKEVTLDMAATMIKAVRRSFPNASRVIDRFHVQKLAFDAVQELRIKYRWEAINEENEAITNAKRKNETYEPEILANGDTLKQLLARSRYLLFKHQSKWTLSQFERANLLFERYPKLDQAYKLSVQLGNIFTYSRAKEDAFKKLGIWYQQVEKSGIDAFNTVCKSVQAHYLHILNYFNNRSTNASAESFNAKIKAFRASSRGVRDITFFLYRLKNIYA; translated from the coding sequence TTGGACCACAATCCGGTAAGTAGCCATCAATTAGGCCATTTTTTTCATGTTGATGGAAAACAATTGGGCCAGCAGTACAAAGACCATTTTAGTGATTACCACGATTGGGATCAAAGGGAACACGCACAAGAGTGGATGTTGTTTGCTGAGAATGTTGGGGAACGTTTAAGCATTGATGAAACTGCACTTTCTCAAGGCGAACTCTATACAATCGTTACCAATAAAGCTGCAGCAGGCAGAAAAGGTGCTCTAGTAGCCATGATCAAAGGCACTCGTGCTGAAGATATTAGTGCGGTACTCGAAAAGATTCCTTGGCAGCTTCGTAAAAAGGTGAAAGAAGTAACTTTAGACATGGCAGCAACCATGATAAAGGCCGTCAGGCGTAGTTTTCCCAATGCGTCCAGGGTAATAGACCGCTTTCATGTACAAAAACTAGCTTTCGATGCAGTTCAAGAATTAAGGATAAAGTACCGATGGGAAGCCATAAATGAGGAAAATGAAGCTATTACAAATGCAAAACGCAAAAATGAAACATACGAACCGGAAATTCTGGCAAATGGAGATACATTAAAGCAGCTTTTAGCACGAAGTAGGTATTTACTATTTAAACACCAGAGTAAATGGACGTTATCTCAATTTGAACGAGCTAATCTTCTTTTTGAACGCTACCCGAAACTGGATCAGGCCTATAAGTTATCGGTTCAATTGGGCAATATTTTTACTTACAGCCGAGCAAAAGAAGATGCTTTTAAAAAGCTAGGAATATGGTACCAGCAGGTAGAAAAGAGTGGAATCGACGCATTTAACACTGTTTGCAAATCTGTACAGGCCCACTATTTACACATACTAAACTACTTCAACAACAGAAGTACAAATGCGTCCGCGGAATCCTTTAATGCAAAAATAAAAGCCTTCAGAGCCTCTTCAAGGGGCGTACGAGACATCACATTCTTTCTATATAGACTCAAAAATATCTATGCTTAG
- a CDS encoding ISAon1 family transposase N-terminal region protein translates to MQEDLVRLLFPREIVDYFDCTKVIEVDGTLNFHLEELNVAPAGYMQEQLESKGFLPEIRVQDFPIRGKKVYLHILRRRWRVISSGETISRDWDLVAKGSRMTQEFGLFLKKIFGPQSGK, encoded by the coding sequence GTGCAGGAGGACTTAGTAAGGTTATTGTTTCCCAGAGAGATTGTTGATTATTTTGATTGTACTAAAGTTATAGAAGTAGATGGTACGCTCAACTTTCATTTAGAAGAGCTTAATGTAGCTCCTGCCGGATATATGCAAGAGCAGTTAGAATCGAAAGGTTTTCTTCCTGAGATAAGGGTTCAAGATTTCCCCATCCGCGGCAAAAAGGTTTATTTACACATACTTAGGCGTAGATGGCGTGTAATATCGAGTGGTGAGACCATCAGTAGAGATTGGGATTTGGTAGCAAAGGGATCTAGAATGACACAAGAATTTGGGTTGTTCTTAAAAAAAATATTTGGACCACAATCCGGTAAGTAG